The following is a genomic window from bacterium.
GAGATGGTGGATCTCGCCCGCTCCCAGCTCGTCGACGCATAGATTGATCGTTCCCGCTCGGAGCTTCCTCAGGCGAGCCACGACGAAAAGCGTCGATGACTCCATGTCGTTGCTGAGCACGCCGGCCCGCGACCACATCTCGAGCTCCTCGCGCACGTGACCCGGACGCGGCATGCGTTCGGGCATGAGGTCTGAATAGAGCGCGTCGACGCTGCGGAGGATGCCGACGTGATATGGCGCGCCGGCGGCCGCGGCGGCCTCCACCAAACCGTTGACGACGTCGAGCGAAGCGATCGCTGGGTACTCCGGCGGGATGTAGCCGTTCGGCGTGCCCTCGCTGCGAACGGCCCCGATGCCGATCACCAGGTCGCCCATCTTGATCTCCGGCTGGGCCGCGCCGCATGTGCCGACACGCAAGAAGGTGTGGACGCCCAGCTCGCTGAGCTCCTCCACCGCGATCGCCACCGAGGGCCCGCCCATGCCGGAAGAGATGGTCGAGACCGCCACCCCGCCCAGCCTGCCCGTGAACGTGCGGTACTCGCGGCTGAAGGCGACCTCGCGCGCGTCTTCGAGGTACCTGGCGATCATCGGCGTGCGCCCCGGATCGCCCGGCACCAGGACATACTCGCCGACCTCGCCCTTCGCCAGGCCGACGTGATACTTGCGTTCGTCCGTCGCCGCCACCGGGTCGAAAGTCTATCGGGCTCTGGTGGTGCCGTCCCTGTCGACTCGAGCCAGGACGTGCGGCGGACGCTGCACCTCCAGCCTGCTCAACCGCCATGCCTGCTGCAGGCGCGCGGCCACCAGGTCGACGAGCTGCTCTGAGCGCGCATGTGCCACCACCAGCGGATCGCCCTTGCGGACGTAGGCGCCGACCGGCGCCT
Proteins encoded in this region:
- a CDS encoding nucleoside phosphorylase, whose product is MAATDERKYHVGLAKGEVGEYVLVPGDPGRTPMIARYLEDAREVAFSREYRTFTGRLGGVAVSTISSGMGGPSVAIAVEELSELGVHTFLRVGTCGAAQPEIKMGDLVIGIGAVRSEGTPNGYIPPEYPAIASLDVVNGLVEAAAAAGAPYHVGILRSVDALYSDLMPERMPRPGHVREELEMWSRAGVLSNDMESSTLFVVARLRKLRAGTINLCVDELGAGEIHHLDPSYMDRMLRVAVDAIRRLIERDRASKGK